The window TTCCGTCTTTCTCTTTCAAACCGGCCACCTTGGGATTAGAGTCATGTCCGAAGAAGAGTTTCCACTGACCACCCACGGCCTCCTTGTACAGTTTCTTTCTCATTTCCAGGGTCTGAAGTGGGAAGGTGTCATATCCCATGATGTAGGGGAGAGGGAGATGGTAGGATGTGGGGATGAGGTCTCCCGGATGGACCATTCTGAGTCCTTCCGACTCAATATGGACAATTTGGTGCCCTCTTGTGTGGCCGCCTGTCAATTCTACTCTGACTCCATCACCTATCTGGGCGCTCCCGTCCAGTATCTCAAGTCGTCCAGCGTCCCTGAGGGGCATGAAGTTATCTTCGAGATAGCTTGCCTTCGTTCTCTCGTTGGGTTCCAAGGCATCTTCCCATTCAACTTTTTGAATGAAGTAGGTTGCAGCAGGGAATGTGGGTACCGGGCTGCCATCGTCGCCCATGCGAGTCGAACCTCCTGCGTGGTCGAAATGGAGGTGTGTGAGGATTACCTTGTCTATGTCCTGCGGCTTGAGCCCCTCTTCTGCCAGATCTTCAATGACATCTCTTTGCCTTTCCACGCCGTAGGTATCTTTGAACCTTTCGTCTACTTTGCTGCCGATGCCAGTATCAACAATCATTTTCTCTCGGCCATTATCAATAAGCAGTATGTTGAGCCCCAGAATGATTCTATTTCTACTGTCCGGAGTAAACCTCTTTTCCCATAGGGTCCTGGGTACGACGCCGAACATAGCACCGCCGTCGAGCCTGAACAGGCCGTCGCTCACTACCGCTATCTTTAGCTTTCCCAGCGTCATCTAAGAAGCTCACTGGCAATGACAAGTTGCTGGATTTGCGAGGTGCCTTCTCCGATTTCTGTCAGCTTCGCGTCTCTGAACATCCTTTCCACAGGATAGTCTCTCATGTATCCGTACCCGCCGTGGACCTGGATAGCATTCAGTCCAGTCCTTACCGCAATTCTTGAAGCAAACAGCTTTGCCATTGCTGCTTCTTTCACAAACTTGCTCTGAGAATCTTCAAGCTGGGCCGCATGATAGAGGAGCCATCGGGCAGCCTCCACTTCCGTGGCCATGTCTGCCACCATGACCTGAATGGCTTGAAGTTCACCAATCGGTTTTCCAAACTGAATTCTTTCCTGGGCATATCTGACGCTATTTTCAAGAGCGCCCTGCGCGATCCCCAATGCCATTGCCCCGATGCTTATTCTTCCCCCATTGAGAATGGTGAGAAATTGCTTAAATCCTTCCCCTTCTTTTCCCAGCAGGTTCTCCTCGGGGACCCGGCAGTCTTCGAAGATCAATTCAGACGTGTCGGTCCCGCGCACGCCCAGTTTCTTCTCTTCTTTTCCATAACTGAACCCGGGAGTGTCTTTTTCCACTATGATGGAGCTTATTCCCCTCTTTCCCTTTGATTTGTCTGTAACGGCGGTTATGACCACTACCGATGCGAGGCGTCCTGAAGTTATGAAGCACTTTGTCCCGTTTATCAGCCATTGATTGCCGTCGAGGACGGCTGTGGTTCGCGTGGCTCC is drawn from candidate division TA06 bacterium and contains these coding sequences:
- a CDS encoding MBL fold metallo-hydrolase, producing the protein MTLGKLKIAVVSDGLFRLDGGAMFGVVPRTLWEKRFTPDSRNRIILGLNILLIDNGREKMIVDTGIGSKVDERFKDTYGVERQRDVIEDLAEEGLKPQDIDKVILTHLHFDHAGGSTRMGDDGSPVPTFPAATYFIQKVEWEDALEPNERTKASYLEDNFMPLRDAGRLEILDGSAQIGDGVRVELTGGHTRGHQIVHIESEGLRMVHPGDLIPTSYHLPLPYIMGYDTFPLQTLEMRKKLYKEAVGGQWKLFFGHDSNPKVAGLKEKDGRIVLDDDTIVSFKERR
- a CDS encoding acyl-CoA dehydrogenase, translating into MLDKEHEDFRKWVRGFADKDIAPYASEIDSSEKPNLEVLKKLGEVGLMGVPLPEEYGGAGLDNLSYAIAIEEVSRVCGSTGLFLAAHISLGATPFHLFGNEEQKKKYLVPLAKGEIIGAFGLTEPGAGSDAGATRTTAVLDGNQWLINGTKCFITSGRLASVVVITAVTDKSKGKRGISSIIVEKDTPGFSYGKEEKKLGVRGTDTSELIFEDCRVPEENLLGKEGEGFKQFLTILNGGRISIGAMALGIAQGALENSVRYAQERIQFGKPIGELQAIQVMVADMATEVEAARWLLYHAAQLEDSQSKFVKEAAMAKLFASRIAVRTGLNAIQVHGGYGYMRDYPVERMFRDAKLTEIGEGTSQIQQLVIASELLR